Proteins co-encoded in one Prescottella sp. R16 genomic window:
- a CDS encoding acyl-CoA dehydrogenase: MTIGLSDEDRELRDSVRGWAARYATPAVIREADEAKTEARPAYWGSLAELGMLGLHLPEEHGGVGYGLVELAIVVEELGRAMVPGPFLPTVVVSTVLHEAGRTAELEGLADGSVFGAVALQPGTLTLSRDGGKAVLSGTSSYVLGGQVGDLFLLAARDDQGDLVFVAVDRDRLTVTELPSHDVIRRNAEVTVDGLELADGDVLALDSQRILDIAATLFAAEASGLAEWATTTAADYARVRQQFGRVIGQFQGVKHKVARMLSLTEQARVTAWDAARALREDVPADEASLAAAVAGAVALESAFQVTKDAIQVLGGIGFTWEHDAHLYLRRAQSLRILLGSTASWKRRVAQLTIDGARRVLSIELPAEAEQIRADIRAELEPATALDGAERKAYLAEKGYTSPHLPAPWGKGADAVTQLVIAEELRSAALVPHDMIIGNWVVPTLIAHGNAEQTERFLPGSLRGDITWCQLFSEPGAGSDLAGLSTKATKVEGGWRLNGQKVWTSMAREADWGICLARTDADVPKHKGLSYFLIDIKNSEGLDIRPLREITGEALFNEVFIDNMFVPDDCLVAEPGDGWKLARTTLANERVSLSHDSSLGSGGEALLTLADTLPGGLDDEQMTVLGKVLCDAQSGGLMGLRTTMRSLSGAQPGAESSIAKLLGVEHIQQVWEVAMDWAGPASLLGGQHNKSATQMFLNSQCMSIAGGTTNVQLNIIGERILGLPRDPEPGK; encoded by the coding sequence ATGACCATTGGTTTGAGTGACGAAGACCGCGAGCTTCGCGATTCCGTGCGTGGCTGGGCCGCGCGTTACGCCACCCCGGCTGTGATCCGGGAGGCCGACGAGGCGAAGACCGAGGCGCGTCCCGCGTACTGGGGTTCGCTCGCCGAGCTCGGCATGCTGGGCCTGCATCTGCCCGAGGAACACGGTGGCGTCGGCTACGGGCTCGTCGAGCTCGCGATCGTCGTCGAGGAACTCGGCCGCGCGATGGTGCCCGGACCGTTCCTGCCGACGGTCGTCGTCTCGACCGTCCTGCACGAGGCCGGCCGCACCGCCGAGCTCGAGGGCCTGGCCGACGGTTCCGTCTTCGGTGCCGTCGCGCTGCAGCCGGGCACCCTGACGCTGTCCCGTGACGGGGGCAAGGCCGTGCTGTCGGGTACGTCGAGCTACGTGCTCGGCGGCCAGGTGGGCGACCTGTTCCTGCTCGCCGCGCGCGACGATCAGGGCGACCTGGTGTTCGTCGCTGTCGACCGGGATCGCCTGACGGTCACCGAACTGCCGAGCCACGACGTGATCCGCCGCAACGCCGAGGTGACCGTCGACGGTCTCGAGCTCGCGGACGGCGACGTGCTGGCACTGGATTCGCAGCGGATCCTCGACATCGCGGCGACGCTGTTCGCGGCGGAGGCGTCGGGTCTGGCGGAATGGGCCACCACGACGGCCGCCGACTACGCACGGGTGCGTCAGCAGTTCGGCCGGGTCATCGGCCAGTTCCAGGGTGTCAAGCACAAGGTTGCCCGCATGCTCAGCCTCACCGAGCAGGCCCGGGTCACCGCGTGGGACGCGGCCCGCGCTCTGCGCGAGGACGTGCCCGCGGACGAGGCGTCGCTCGCGGCGGCGGTCGCCGGTGCGGTGGCGCTCGAGTCGGCGTTCCAGGTCACCAAGGACGCCATCCAGGTTCTCGGCGGCATCGGTTTCACGTGGGAGCACGACGCCCACCTGTACCTGCGTCGCGCGCAGTCCCTGCGAATCCTGTTGGGCTCCACGGCCTCCTGGAAGCGGCGTGTCGCGCAGCTGACCATCGACGGTGCCCGTCGCGTGCTCAGCATCGAACTGCCGGCGGAGGCCGAGCAGATCCGCGCCGACATCCGTGCCGAGCTCGAGCCCGCGACGGCGCTCGACGGCGCCGAGCGCAAGGCGTACCTGGCGGAGAAGGGCTACACGTCCCCGCACCTGCCCGCGCCGTGGGGCAAGGGTGCCGATGCCGTCACGCAGCTCGTCATCGCCGAAGAGCTGCGCAGCGCTGCGCTCGTTCCGCACGACATGATCATCGGAAACTGGGTGGTGCCGACGCTCATCGCGCACGGCAATGCCGAGCAGACGGAGCGTTTCCTGCCCGGGTCGCTGCGCGGCGACATCACGTGGTGCCAGCTGTTCTCGGAGCCTGGTGCCGGTTCCGACCTGGCGGGCCTGTCCACCAAGGCCACCAAGGTCGAGGGTGGTTGGCGGCTCAACGGCCAGAAGGTGTGGACGTCGATGGCCCGCGAGGCCGACTGGGGCATCTGCCTGGCCCGCACCGACGCCGACGTGCCCAAGCACAAGGGTCTGTCGTACTTCCTGATCGACATCAAGAACTCCGAGGGCCTCGACATCCGGCCGCTGCGCGAGATCACCGGTGAGGCCCTGTTCAACGAGGTGTTCATCGACAACATGTTCGTGCCGGACGACTGCCTGGTCGCCGAGCCCGGTGACGGCTGGAAGCTGGCCCGCACCACGCTCGCGAACGAGCGGGTGTCGCTGTCGCACGACTCGTCCCTCGGTTCGGGCGGCGAGGCGCTGCTCACCCTCGCCGACACGCTGCCCGGTGGCCTCGACGACGAACAAATGACCGTTCTGGGCAAGGTGCTGTGCGACGCGCAGTCCGGCGGCCTGATGGGTCTGCGGACCACGATGCGATCGCTGTCCGGTGCACAGCCGGGCGCGGAGTCGTCGATCGCGAAACTGCTGGGTGTCGAACACATTCAGCAGGTGTGGGAAGTGGCAATGGACTGGGCGGGACCGGCGTCGCTGCTCGGCGGACAGCACAACAAGTCGGCCACGCAGATGTTCCTCAATTCGCAGTGCATGTCGATCGCGGGTGGTACGACGAATGTTCAGTTGAACATCATCGGCGAGCGGATCCTCGGTCTGCCGCGCGATCCCGAACCCGGAAAGTAG
- a CDS encoding steroid 3-ketoacyl-CoA thiolase encodes MTNVVIVEAARTPIGRRRGQLSGLHPATLLGAAQRGVLDRAGIAPEEIGQVVGGAVTQAGEQSNNVARNAWLHAGLPYATAATTIDCACGSSQQAVHMVAGLIASGQIDAGIGCGVEVMSRVFLGQALAPGTGIPFPEDWTVDMGDQFTSAERIAANRGITRADVDAFGLESQRRAAQAWAEGRFDREIVPVEAPVVDKEGNKSGEVVTVTRDGGLRETTAEGLAALKPVVEGGIHTAGNSSQISDGAAAVLLMSEEKAAALGLRPRARIVSSTLVGADPYYHLDGPIDSTRQVLAKAGMKLGDIDIVEINEAFASVALSWAQVLDADMSKVNVNGGAIALGHPVGSTGARLITTALHELERTDKSTGLITMCAGGALSTATVIERV; translated from the coding sequence ATGACCAACGTCGTCATCGTCGAGGCCGCCCGCACCCCCATCGGCCGTCGCCGCGGCCAGCTGTCGGGCCTGCACCCGGCCACGCTGCTCGGCGCCGCCCAGCGTGGTGTCCTCGACCGCGCCGGTATCGCCCCCGAGGAGATCGGGCAGGTCGTCGGCGGCGCCGTCACCCAGGCCGGTGAACAGTCCAACAACGTCGCCCGCAACGCATGGCTGCACGCCGGACTGCCCTACGCCACCGCCGCCACCACCATCGACTGCGCGTGCGGTTCCTCGCAGCAGGCCGTCCACATGGTTGCCGGCCTCATCGCCTCCGGTCAGATCGACGCCGGCATCGGCTGCGGCGTCGAGGTCATGAGCCGCGTCTTCCTCGGCCAGGCCCTCGCTCCCGGCACCGGCATCCCGTTCCCGGAGGACTGGACGGTCGACATGGGCGACCAGTTCACCTCTGCCGAGCGCATCGCCGCCAACCGCGGCATCACGCGCGCCGACGTCGACGCGTTCGGTCTCGAATCTCAGCGGCGCGCCGCCCAGGCCTGGGCCGAGGGCCGCTTCGATCGTGAGATCGTCCCCGTCGAGGCGCCCGTCGTCGACAAGGAGGGCAACAAGTCCGGTGAGGTCGTCACCGTCACGCGTGACGGTGGCCTGCGTGAAACCACCGCCGAAGGCCTCGCCGCACTCAAGCCCGTCGTCGAGGGCGGTATCCACACCGCCGGCAACTCGTCGCAGATCAGCGACGGTGCCGCCGCCGTGCTCCTCATGAGCGAGGAGAAGGCTGCGGCACTCGGCCTGCGCCCCCGCGCCCGCATCGTCTCGTCCACCCTCGTCGGCGCCGACCCGTACTACCACCTCGACGGCCCCATCGACTCCACCCGCCAGGTCCTCGCCAAGGCCGGAATGAAGTTGGGCGACATCGACATCGTCGAAATCAACGAAGCCTTCGCATCCGTCGCACTGTCGTGGGCCCAGGTCCTCGACGCCGACATGAGCAAGGTCAACGTCAACGGCGGCGCCATCGCCCTCGGCCACCCCGTCGGCTCCACCGGTGCCCGCCTCATCACCACCGCCCTGCACGAACTCGAGCGCACCGACAAGAGCACCGGCCTCATCACCATGTGCGCCGGCGGAGCCCTGTCCACCGCCACCGTGATCGAGCGGGTCTAG
- a CDS encoding TetR family transcriptional regulator, giving the protein MPRVAEARDAAEPTSAEQRARFARMLAAAAQLGTEKELERVQMHEVAKLAGVAIGTLYRYFPSKTHLFVAVMVDQIDRMGEGFARRAQPAATPQDEIFETLLRATRSLMRQPLLATAMIQATSTAKVTTIPDVARVDRQFRDVLFDAAGLEQVTENDSVLVRLLVSTWFGIIQSCLNGRSSVPDAEADLRTACRLLLADLSNARTPTNL; this is encoded by the coding sequence GTGCCGAGAGTTGCCGAGGCACGGGACGCGGCCGAACCGACGTCGGCCGAGCAGCGGGCACGGTTCGCGCGCATGCTCGCGGCCGCGGCGCAGCTGGGGACCGAGAAGGAACTCGAGCGGGTACAGATGCACGAGGTCGCGAAGCTCGCGGGTGTCGCGATCGGTACCCTCTATCGCTATTTCCCGTCGAAGACGCACCTGTTCGTCGCGGTCATGGTCGACCAGATCGACCGGATGGGGGAGGGGTTCGCGCGGCGTGCCCAGCCGGCGGCCACGCCACAGGACGAGATCTTCGAGACGCTGCTGCGGGCCACGCGGTCGCTGATGCGGCAGCCACTGCTCGCGACCGCGATGATCCAGGCGACGAGCACCGCCAAGGTCACCACGATCCCCGACGTGGCACGCGTCGACCGGCAGTTCCGGGACGTGCTGTTCGATGCTGCGGGGCTCGAGCAGGTCACCGAGAACGATTCGGTGCTGGTGCGACTGCTGGTGTCGACGTGGTTCGGGATCATCCAGTCGTGCCTCAACGGGCGCAGTTCGGTGCCGGACGCCGAGGCCGATCTGCGCACCGCGTGCCGGTTGTTGCTGGCGGATCTGTCGAATGCGCGGACGCCGACGAACCTCTGA
- a CDS encoding FAD-dependent oxidoreductase: MTDWTTECDVVVVGSGGGALTGAYTAAAQGLKTIVLEKTDLVGGTSSYSGASIWLPGTQVQERAGLQDSTENARTYLRALLGDAETARQDAYVDTAPIVVEFLERNPHIEFQYRAFPDYYKAEGRMDAGRSINPLDLDPADIGDLAPIVRPELDQDRTGQTHAPGKLIGGRALIGRLLAAFTGTGNAELRTRTDMTDLVIEDGRVVGVVADTKDGQVRIKANRGVLLAAGGIEANPEMRADAGTPGEAAWSMGPFGANTGAPIAAGIAAGAATALMDQAWFCPGVAQPDGSAAFMVGVRGGILVDQKGERYLNESLPYDRFGRAMDAHDRATGDNRTLPSYMIFDSREKGGLPAISLPNTPPATLLDAGVWAVADTLDELASKIGVPADALRATVEQFNDYAERGVDEQFHRGEDPYDAFFCPPNGGPNNALTAIETGPFYAAKIVLSDLGTKGGLVTDVDARVLTADGTPIAGLYAAGNTSASVSGKVYPGPGVPLGTAMVFGYRAVAHMLAN, encoded by the coding sequence ATGACCGACTGGACAACCGAGTGCGACGTCGTCGTCGTCGGCTCCGGTGGCGGCGCGCTGACCGGCGCGTACACCGCTGCCGCGCAGGGCCTGAAGACGATCGTGCTGGAGAAGACCGACCTCGTCGGCGGCACCTCCTCGTACTCGGGCGCGTCCATCTGGCTGCCCGGCACCCAGGTCCAGGAGCGGGCCGGTCTGCAGGACTCCACCGAGAACGCACGCACCTACCTGCGCGCCCTGCTCGGCGACGCCGAGACCGCACGCCAGGACGCGTACGTCGACACCGCCCCGATCGTCGTCGAGTTCCTCGAACGCAACCCGCACATCGAGTTCCAGTACCGCGCGTTCCCCGACTACTACAAGGCCGAGGGCCGGATGGACGCCGGACGCTCCATCAACCCCCTCGACCTCGATCCCGCCGACATCGGCGACCTGGCCCCCATCGTGCGCCCCGAACTGGACCAGGACCGCACCGGGCAGACCCACGCTCCCGGCAAGCTGATCGGCGGACGCGCCCTCATCGGCCGCCTCCTGGCCGCGTTCACGGGCACCGGCAACGCCGAACTGCGCACCCGCACCGACATGACCGACCTGGTGATCGAGGACGGCCGCGTCGTCGGTGTCGTCGCCGACACGAAGGACGGCCAGGTCCGGATCAAGGCGAACCGTGGCGTGCTGCTGGCCGCCGGTGGCATCGAGGCCAACCCGGAGATGCGTGCCGATGCCGGCACCCCCGGCGAGGCCGCCTGGAGCATGGGCCCGTTCGGCGCCAACACCGGGGCCCCGATCGCGGCCGGTATCGCCGCAGGCGCAGCCACTGCCCTGATGGATCAGGCGTGGTTCTGCCCCGGTGTCGCCCAGCCCGACGGCTCGGCGGCGTTCATGGTCGGTGTCCGCGGCGGCATCCTCGTCGACCAGAAGGGCGAGCGATACCTCAACGAGTCGCTGCCGTACGACCGGTTCGGTCGCGCGATGGACGCCCACGACCGGGCGACCGGTGACAACCGCACACTGCCGTCGTACATGATCTTCGATTCGCGGGAGAAGGGCGGCCTGCCCGCGATCTCGCTGCCGAACACCCCGCCCGCGACACTGCTCGACGCCGGTGTGTGGGCGGTGGCCGACACCCTCGACGAACTGGCCTCGAAGATCGGTGTCCCCGCCGACGCCCTGCGCGCGACGGTCGAACAGTTCAACGACTACGCCGAGCGCGGCGTCGACGAGCAGTTCCACCGCGGCGAGGACCCGTACGACGCGTTCTTCTGCCCGCCCAACGGCGGCCCCAACAACGCGCTGACCGCGATCGAGACCGGCCCGTTCTACGCCGCGAAGATCGTGCTCAGCGACCTGGGCACCAAGGGCGGCCTGGTCACCGACGTCGACGCCCGCGTCCTGACCGCCGACGGCACCCCGATCGCGGGCCTGTACGCGGCCGGCAACACCAGTGCGTCGGTCAGCGGCAAGGTGTACCCGGGACCGGGTGTTCCGCTCGGCACGGCGATGGTGTTCGGCTACCGCGCCGTCGCCCACATGCTGGCGAACTGA
- the hsaA gene encoding 3-hydroxy-9,10-secoandrosta-1,3,5(10)-triene-9,17-dione monooxygenase oxygenase subunit: MAREVLKSVRELLPAIAERAQTVDDSRRVSDQTIQDLSAAGVFRMLQPARYGGFESNPVEFYEVVRAISGVCGSTGWVTAVLGVHPWHLGLFDVRVQDEVWGQDTSVLVSSAYAPVGELVPVDGGYELTGTWRFSSGCDHAAWALLGGLVVGAEGRPVDFVTVMVPRTDYRINDVWDVVGLRGTASNEITVQRAFVPEYRTIRNYEVAQLRAPGHKVNAGPLFKLPFAAIFTSTVAAPVVGTVAGCYEQYLSAMRDRVRLSLGGGRFAEDQFAQVAVARASSEIDAAILQMDRNIRELYELAQAGEPLPMSMRLRVRRDQVRAAERALEAIDLLFKTAGGNSLGRGNPIERAWRDAHAGSVHVANDAERALSLYGRGAFGLPVEDNLV, from the coding sequence ATGGCCCGCGAGGTTCTGAAGTCGGTCCGCGAACTGCTGCCCGCCATCGCCGAACGTGCACAGACCGTCGACGATTCCCGTCGGGTCTCCGACCAGACCATCCAGGACCTGAGCGCGGCCGGAGTGTTCCGGATGCTCCAGCCGGCCCGCTACGGCGGGTTCGAATCGAATCCGGTCGAGTTCTACGAGGTGGTCCGTGCGATCTCGGGGGTGTGCGGATCGACCGGATGGGTGACGGCCGTGCTCGGCGTGCACCCGTGGCATCTGGGGTTGTTCGACGTGCGCGTGCAGGACGAGGTGTGGGGGCAGGACACCTCGGTGCTCGTGTCGTCGGCGTACGCGCCGGTCGGGGAACTCGTACCGGTCGACGGCGGCTACGAACTGACCGGGACGTGGCGGTTCTCGTCGGGCTGCGATCACGCGGCATGGGCGCTGCTCGGTGGTCTCGTCGTCGGGGCCGAGGGGCGCCCCGTCGACTTCGTGACGGTGATGGTGCCGCGCACCGACTACCGGATCAACGACGTGTGGGACGTCGTCGGTCTGCGGGGCACGGCGAGCAACGAGATCACGGTGCAGAGGGCGTTCGTGCCCGAGTACCGGACCATCCGCAACTACGAGGTGGCGCAGCTGCGGGCGCCCGGGCACAAGGTCAACGCAGGGCCGTTGTTCAAGCTGCCGTTCGCGGCGATCTTCACCAGCACGGTCGCGGCACCGGTCGTCGGGACGGTCGCCGGCTGTTACGAGCAGTACCTGTCGGCGATGCGGGACCGGGTGCGACTCAGCCTCGGTGGCGGACGGTTCGCGGAGGACCAGTTCGCGCAGGTCGCGGTCGCGCGGGCGTCGTCGGAGATCGATGCCGCGATACTGCAGATGGACCGCAACATCCGGGAACTGTACGAGCTGGCGCAGGCCGGGGAGCCGCTGCCGATGAGCATGCGGCTGCGGGTGCGCCGGGACCAGGTCCGGGCCGCCGAACGGGCCCTCGAGGCCATCGACCTGCTGTTCAAGACCGCCGGCGGCAACTCGCTGGGCCGCGGCAACCCGATCGAGCGGGCGTGGCGGGACGCACACGCGGGCAGCGTGCACGTCGCCAACGACGCCGAACGCGCCCTCTCCCTGTACGGGCGGGGCGCGTTCGGGCTGCCGGTCGAGGACAACCTCGTCTGA
- a CDS encoding Rieske 2Fe-2S domain-containing protein, with amino-acid sequence MTLKSEEAEVREIVAGASPTRFARGWHCLGLSESFKDGKPHSIEAFGTKLVVFADSKGDLKILDAYCRHMGGDLSQGTIKGDSVACPFHDWRWGGNGRCTSIPYARRVPPIAKTRAWHTLDQDGMLFVWHDPEGKAPTDEDMYIPRIEGALSDEWSDWVWFTTEVDTNCREIVDNIVDMAHFFYVHYSFPTFFKNVFEGQVASQFMRGTAREDERPHAAGTPKMKGSNSAASYFGPSFMIDDLVYEYEDHNVESVLLNCHYPVSPDKFVLMYGIIVKKSEKFQGTAATDMAKNFGTFIAKGFEQDISIWKNKTRIENPLLCEEDGPVYQLRRWYEQFYVDRADVTTDMTDRFEHEMDTTKAVAAWRKEVDANLERKARENAAAGV; translated from the coding sequence GTGACGCTCAAGTCCGAAGAAGCCGAAGTCCGCGAAATCGTCGCAGGCGCCTCCCCCACCCGCTTCGCCCGCGGCTGGCACTGCCTGGGCCTGTCCGAGTCCTTCAAGGACGGCAAGCCGCACTCGATCGAGGCGTTCGGCACCAAGCTCGTCGTCTTCGCCGACAGCAAGGGCGACCTGAAGATCCTCGACGCCTACTGCCGGCACATGGGCGGCGACCTGAGCCAGGGCACGATCAAGGGCGACTCGGTGGCATGCCCGTTCCACGACTGGCGCTGGGGCGGCAACGGCCGCTGCACCTCGATCCCCTACGCCCGCCGCGTCCCCCCGATCGCCAAGACCCGCGCATGGCACACCCTCGATCAGGACGGCATGCTGTTCGTCTGGCACGACCCCGAGGGCAAGGCACCGACCGACGAGGACATGTACATCCCGCGGATCGAGGGCGCGCTGAGCGACGAGTGGTCCGACTGGGTCTGGTTCACCACCGAGGTCGACACCAACTGCCGCGAGATCGTCGACAACATCGTCGACATGGCGCACTTCTTCTACGTGCACTACTCGTTCCCGACGTTCTTCAAGAACGTCTTCGAGGGCCAGGTCGCGAGCCAGTTCATGCGCGGCACCGCCCGTGAGGACGAGCGTCCGCACGCCGCCGGCACCCCGAAGATGAAGGGCAGCAACTCGGCCGCGTCGTACTTCGGCCCGTCGTTCATGATCGACGACCTGGTCTACGAGTACGAGGACCACAACGTCGAATCGGTCCTGCTGAACTGCCACTACCCGGTCAGCCCGGACAAGTTCGTGCTGATGTACGGCATCATCGTCAAGAAGTCCGAGAAGTTCCAGGGCACCGCCGCCACCGACATGGCGAAGAACTTCGGCACGTTCATCGCCAAGGGCTTCGAGCAGGACATCTCGATCTGGAAGAACAAGACCCGCATCGAGAACCCGCTGCTGTGCGAGGAGGACGGCCCGGTCTACCAGCTGCGCCGCTGGTACGAGCAGTTCTACGTCGACCGCGCCGACGTCACGACCGACATGACGGACCGTTTCGAGCACGAGATGGACACCACCAAGGCCGTCGCCGCGTGGCGCAAGGAAGTGGACGCCAACCTCGAACGGAAGGCTCGCGAGAATGCAGCCGCTGGAGTGTGA
- a CDS encoding SDR family oxidoreductase, which yields MIDKNQYGPWAVIAGGSEGVGAGFADELAQAGLNLVLIARKPGPLEETAEKVRSHGVEVRTLALDLLAADAMEQIRKATDDVEVGLLIFNAGANSYGHEFVTGDLSGFSGVIDLNITKQLELSHHFGGLMKERGRGGIMLLGSLAGYMGSEHQSIYAASKAFSRVFAESLWLELEPYGVHVVEFILGVTRTPAMVRAGLNFDIPGMIVQEPEDAAREGLEHLADGPVWVAGGNYEAAQKRSGFPRDKMVKGAAEAMRKLLNRK from the coding sequence ATGATCGACAAGAATCAGTACGGCCCGTGGGCCGTCATCGCCGGTGGCTCCGAGGGTGTCGGCGCCGGCTTCGCCGACGAGCTCGCGCAGGCCGGCCTGAACCTCGTGCTCATCGCTCGCAAGCCGGGTCCGCTCGAGGAGACCGCCGAGAAGGTGCGCTCCCACGGTGTCGAGGTCCGCACCCTCGCACTGGACCTGCTCGCCGCCGACGCGATGGAGCAGATCCGCAAGGCCACCGACGACGTCGAGGTCGGTCTGCTGATCTTCAACGCCGGCGCCAACAGCTACGGCCACGAGTTCGTCACCGGTGACCTGTCGGGCTTCAGCGGTGTCATCGACCTCAACATCACCAAGCAGCTCGAGCTGTCGCACCACTTCGGTGGGCTGATGAAGGAACGCGGCCGCGGCGGCATCATGCTGCTCGGTTCGCTGGCCGGCTACATGGGCTCCGAGCACCAGAGCATCTACGCGGCGTCGAAGGCGTTCAGCCGGGTGTTCGCCGAGTCGCTGTGGCTCGAGCTCGAGCCGTACGGCGTTCACGTCGTCGAGTTCATCCTGGGTGTCACCCGCACCCCGGCCATGGTCCGTGCCGGCCTCAACTTCGACATCCCGGGCATGATCGTCCAGGAGCCGGAGGATGCGGCCCGCGAGGGCCTCGAGCATCTCGCCGACGGCCCCGTGTGGGTCGCGGGCGGCAACTACGAGGCCGCGCAGAAGCGCAGCGGCTTCCCCCGCGACAAGATGGTCAAGGGTGCGGCCGAGGCGATGCGCAAGCTCCTCAACCGCAAGTAG
- a CDS encoding nuclear transport factor 2 family protein: MDLEHLLAEREITRAVTRFARAMDDRDWPGLHSIMTGDVTAELGTGTLHGPDAVVALIRSFLDDCGPTQHLLGNALVDVDLAAGTATSRTYVSDMHLGVGEHDGLSFSTLGDYHDEWRLTDGEWRMSHRTKHMRGARGEIEVLGSGPGHWDGGTAPVNPRTAAADIEAVKQLKARYFRLMDAKDWDGLADVFTPDVTIDMTETGGGVTNSVAEYLPFLRANIEEVTTVHHGHTPEITLTSATTATGVWAMEDMLWWPDGSALHSLHGYGHYLEEYRRTDDGWRISAMRLTRLRTDTA; the protein is encoded by the coding sequence ATGGACCTCGAACACCTGCTCGCCGAGCGTGAGATCACCCGCGCCGTAACCCGGTTCGCGCGTGCGATGGACGACCGGGACTGGCCCGGTCTGCACTCCATCATGACCGGCGACGTCACCGCCGAACTCGGCACCGGTACTCTGCACGGCCCCGACGCGGTGGTGGCGCTGATCCGCTCCTTCCTGGACGATTGCGGGCCCACCCAGCACCTGCTGGGCAACGCGCTCGTCGACGTGGACCTCGCGGCCGGCACCGCCACCAGTCGGACCTACGTCAGCGACATGCACCTGGGAGTCGGCGAGCACGACGGCCTGAGCTTCTCGACGCTCGGCGACTACCACGACGAGTGGCGCCTGACCGACGGTGAGTGGCGAATGAGTCACCGCACCAAGCACATGCGAGGAGCTCGAGGAGAGATCGAGGTCCTCGGTTCGGGCCCCGGACACTGGGACGGCGGGACGGCGCCGGTGAACCCGCGCACCGCAGCCGCCGACATCGAGGCCGTCAAACAGTTGAAGGCCCGCTACTTCCGTCTCATGGACGCCAAGGACTGGGACGGCCTCGCCGACGTCTTCACCCCCGACGTCACGATAGACATGACCGAAACCGGTGGCGGTGTCACGAATTCGGTGGCCGAGTACCTGCCGTTCCTGAGAGCGAACATCGAAGAAGTCACGACCGTCCACCACGGCCACACCCCCGAGATCACCCTCACCTCGGCCACCACCGCGACCGGCGTGTGGGCGATGGAGGACATGCTGTGGTGGCCGGACGGTTCGGCACTGCACAGCCTGCACGGCTACGGCCACTACCTCGAGGAATACCGCAGGACCGACGACGGCTGGCGGATCAGCGCAATGCGCCTGACCCGGCTGCGCACCGACACGGCATAA
- a CDS encoding alpha/beta hydrolase family protein, with protein sequence MWGSDPMRTSLRRAGRGALGVSLVVMAALPSAGTAVASPGSAGSFGSAAGSSGASADGGSVSAGSLMPGSWQNEHPPLPELRDDITTAAIVDAEQKTDRLVRFTVASPALHREVGVEVLLPKDNSEPRPSIYALEGVDAREDTSGWVTIGGAPNFFADKNVNVVMINGGVSGMYTDWDRIDPGVGLHKWETFITEELPPLMEERLKSNGVKSLLGISMGSQGAMMLAHRHPGMYRGIAVFSGCYSTTDDLGRLSVQSTVSSRGGDPANMWGEIGGPDWAAHDTVRNVDALRGMDIYVSTATGIPGEYEVPSASDFLDRVFIGGPIEMMSNACTQRLDAALSRAKVPATVDYEMQGIHGWSYWRDRLPKAWPTLAKSLDLPA encoded by the coding sequence ATGTGGGGTTCCGATCCGATGCGCACGTCGCTGCGCCGCGCCGGGCGCGGTGCGCTCGGGGTGTCACTCGTCGTAATGGCCGCGCTTCCGTCGGCCGGGACCGCTGTCGCCTCGCCCGGCAGTGCCGGTAGTTTCGGTAGTGCGGCCGGGTCCAGCGGCGCCAGCGCCGACGGCGGCAGTGTCAGTGCCGGTTCGCTCATGCCGGGGTCGTGGCAGAACGAGCATCCGCCGCTGCCGGAGCTGCGCGACGACATCACCACCGCGGCGATCGTCGACGCGGAACAGAAGACGGACCGGCTCGTCCGCTTCACCGTCGCCTCCCCTGCCCTGCACCGCGAGGTGGGTGTGGAAGTGCTGCTGCCGAAGGACAATTCGGAGCCTCGGCCGTCGATCTACGCTCTCGAGGGCGTCGATGCCCGTGAGGACACCAGCGGCTGGGTGACGATCGGCGGGGCCCCGAATTTCTTCGCCGACAAGAACGTCAACGTCGTCATGATCAACGGTGGCGTGTCCGGCATGTACACCGACTGGGATCGCATCGATCCCGGTGTGGGACTGCACAAGTGGGAAACGTTCATCACCGAGGAACTGCCCCCGCTGATGGAGGAGCGTCTGAAGAGCAACGGCGTCAAGTCGCTGCTCGGCATCTCGATGGGCTCGCAGGGCGCGATGATGCTGGCGCACCGGCATCCCGGCATGTACCGCGGCATCGCCGTGTTCAGCGGCTGCTACTCCACCACCGACGACCTCGGCCGACTCAGTGTCCAGTCGACAGTGTCGTCACGCGGCGGCGACCCCGCCAACATGTGGGGTGAGATCGGCGGCCCCGACTGGGCAGCTCACGACACCGTCCGCAACGTGGACGCGTTGCGCGGCATGGACATCTACGTTTCCACCGCGACCGGTATCCCCGGCGAGTACGAGGTGCCGAGCGCATCGGACTTCCTCGACCGCGTCTTCATCGGCGGGCCGATCGAGATGATGTCCAACGCGTGCACGCAGCGCCTCGACGCCGCCCTGTCCCGAGCGAAGGTCCCCGCCACCGTCGACTACGAGATGCAGGGCATCCACGGCTGGTCGTACTGGCGGGACCGGCTGCCGAAGGCGTGGCCGACGCTCGCGAAATCACTGGATCTGCCGGCCTGA